The proteins below come from a single Rhizobium sp. BT04 genomic window:
- a CDS encoding PLP-dependent aminotransferase family protein translates to MLNWDAMFASRSSRMRASEIRELLKLLDRPDIISFAGGIPDPALFPAEEFQRAYADIFSGAAVNSALQYSVSEGHKPLREWLVGQMADLGIPCEIDNVFIVSGSQQGLDYLGKLFLSPDDTALVTWPTYLGALQAFNAYEPAYDQLTPNGNRTPESYRVAAAAAGGKVKFAYLSADFSNPTGETVDLAGRRKVLSLAEELDIAVIEDAAYQALRYDGDPIPPILALEIAEKGHINDTRTIYCGSFSKTLAPGLRVGFIVANAPVIRKLVLMKQAADLHSSTINQMAISDVAERGFDTQVAKIKAVYSRRRDCMLAALRKYMPKGTSWTKPEGGMFIWITLPEGMDGAKLLARSLETAKVAFVPGKAFFADGSGANTFRVSFSCANDEMIEDGISRLGKLIAAEIDG, encoded by the coding sequence ATGCTGAACTGGGACGCCATGTTTGCGTCGCGCTCGTCGCGTATGCGCGCATCCGAAATCCGCGAGCTGCTGAAGCTTCTCGACCGGCCCGATATCATTTCCTTTGCCGGCGGGATTCCGGATCCGGCGTTGTTTCCGGCTGAGGAATTCCAGCGGGCCTATGCCGATATCTTCTCCGGCGCTGCCGTCAATTCGGCGCTGCAATATTCCGTCAGCGAAGGCCACAAGCCGCTGCGCGAATGGCTGGTCGGGCAGATGGCCGATCTCGGCATTCCTTGCGAAATCGACAATGTCTTCATCGTTTCCGGCTCGCAGCAGGGGCTCGATTATCTCGGCAAGCTGTTCCTGTCGCCCGATGACACCGCGCTGGTGACATGGCCGACCTATCTCGGCGCACTGCAGGCCTTCAACGCCTATGAACCGGCCTACGACCAGCTGACGCCGAACGGCAACCGGACGCCGGAGTCCTACCGTGTCGCCGCGGCGGCTGCCGGCGGCAAGGTGAAATTCGCCTATCTCTCCGCCGATTTCTCCAATCCGACCGGCGAAACGGTTGATCTTGCCGGTCGCAGGAAGGTGCTGTCGCTCGCCGAAGAGCTCGACATCGCCGTCATCGAAGATGCGGCCTACCAGGCGCTGCGTTACGACGGCGATCCGATCCCGCCGATTCTGGCGCTCGAGATTGCCGAAAAGGGCCATATCAACGATACGCGCACGATCTATTGCGGCAGCTTTTCCAAGACGCTGGCACCCGGCCTTCGCGTCGGCTTCATCGTCGCCAATGCGCCCGTTATCCGCAAGCTGGTGCTGATGAAACAGGCGGCCGACCTGCATTCCTCGACGATCAACCAGATGGCGATATCAGATGTCGCCGAGCGCGGCTTTGATACTCAGGTGGCCAAGATCAAGGCCGTCTATAGCCGTCGGCGTGACTGCATGCTGGCAGCGCTTCGGAAATACATGCCCAAAGGCACGAGCTGGACGAAGCCGGAAGGCGGCATGTTCATCTGGATCACGCTGCCGGAGGGCATGGACGGCGCCAAGCTGCTCGCCAGATCGCTCGAAACCGCCAAGGTGGCCTTCGTGCCCGGCAAGGCCTTCTTCGCCGACGGCTCCGGCGCCAACACCTTCCGCGTCAGCTTCTCCTGCGCCAACGACGAGATGATCGAGGATGGCATCAGCCGGCTCGGCAAGCTGATTGCGGCGGAGATTGATGGGTAG
- a CDS encoding branched-chain amino acid aminotransferase — MTVTSASPEIKIELHKSPVSDADRIHALETPGFGKVFTDHMVLARWTADKGWHDAKVTPRRPLELDPASAVLHYAQEIFEGMKAYKADDGRILLFRPEENARRFAQSATRMAMPPVPEELFLKAVEELVRVDKAWIPSGDASLYLRPFMFANEAFLGVRPAQEYVFCIIASPVGAYFKGGAKAVSLWVETEYTRAAAGGTGAAKCGGNYAASLVAQAEAAKKDCDQVVFLDAAEHRWVEELGGMNVFFVMNDGSVVTPPLGGTILPGITRASVITLAGEKGLRVEQRPYSFAEWQADAASGKLVEAFACGTAAVLAGIGLVRHAGGEFLVGDGQTGKLTSELRQQLVSLQKGVTNDERGWTRLIPA, encoded by the coding sequence ATGACCGTGACGTCGGCCTCTCCTGAAATCAAAATCGAACTCCATAAGTCTCCCGTCTCCGACGCCGACCGCATCCACGCTCTGGAGACGCCCGGCTTCGGCAAGGTCTTCACGGATCATATGGTCCTGGCACGATGGACTGCCGACAAGGGCTGGCACGATGCGAAGGTTACGCCGAGGCGCCCTCTGGAGCTCGATCCTGCGAGCGCCGTGCTGCACTATGCTCAGGAAATCTTCGAAGGCATGAAAGCCTACAAGGCGGACGATGGCCGGATTCTGCTCTTTCGGCCTGAAGAAAACGCCCGCCGCTTCGCGCAGTCGGCGACCCGCATGGCAATGCCTCCCGTGCCCGAAGAACTCTTCCTGAAGGCGGTCGAAGAACTGGTCCGCGTTGACAAGGCCTGGATTCCATCAGGCGACGCGAGCCTCTACCTTCGCCCCTTCATGTTCGCCAATGAAGCATTCCTCGGCGTTCGTCCGGCGCAGGAATATGTCTTCTGCATCATCGCCTCTCCGGTCGGCGCCTACTTCAAAGGCGGCGCGAAGGCGGTCTCTCTATGGGTCGAGACCGAATACACCCGTGCAGCCGCCGGCGGCACCGGTGCTGCAAAATGCGGCGGAAACTACGCAGCCAGCCTCGTGGCGCAAGCGGAAGCGGCGAAGAAGGATTGCGATCAGGTCGTCTTCCTTGATGCAGCAGAGCATCGCTGGGTCGAGGAACTCGGCGGCATGAACGTCTTCTTCGTCATGAATGACGGATCGGTGGTGACCCCGCCTCTTGGCGGCACGATCCTGCCGGGCATCACCCGGGCCTCGGTGATCACGCTCGCTGGAGAAAAGGGCTTGCGCGTCGAGCAGCGTCCCTACTCCTTCGCGGAATGGCAGGCCGACGCCGCCAGCGGCAAGCTCGTCGAAGCCTTCGCTTGCGGCACTGCCGCGGTCCTGGCGGGCATCGGCCTGGTGCGACATGCCGGTGGCGAGTTTCTGGTCGGAGACGGACAGACCGGCAAATTGACCAGCGAACTGCGCCAGCAGCTCGTCAGTCTGCAGAAAGGCGTAACGAACGACGAGCGTGGCTGGACACGCCTTATCCCGGCCTGA
- a CDS encoding transcriptional regulator: protein MAKMTISLPDNLADYVARRVASGRYESASTYLTELILKDQDHRKLDDDEIREILRLAEESGISDRRIADILLETKAKLRDHHL from the coding sequence ATGGCGAAAATGACGATCTCGCTTCCGGATAATCTGGCGGATTACGTCGCGCGTCGTGTCGCAAGCGGCAGATACGAGAGTGCCAGCACATATCTGACGGAACTCATCCTGAAGGACCAGGACCATCGCAAGCTTGATGACGACGAAATACGTGAGATTCTGAGGCTGGCTGAGGAGAGCGGCATCAGCGACCGACGAATTGCCGACATCCTGTTGGAAACGAAGGCGAAACTGCGTGACCACCACCTATAG
- a CDS encoding type II toxin-antitoxin system RelE/ParE family toxin gives MTTTYRLTRTADAVLSGIDEYASLHFGEAQADAYLLDWDRIFVLLSRVPSMGDECDELGAGLRRLLHMRHVAFYREIPDGILVIDIIGADRLPERHLQSNRRPRTADPHAS, from the coding sequence GTGACCACCACCTATAGGCTGACCCGAACCGCGGACGCCGTGCTGTCAGGCATTGACGAATATGCCAGCCTCCATTTCGGTGAGGCGCAGGCGGATGCCTATCTTCTCGATTGGGACAGGATTTTCGTGCTTCTTTCGCGCGTGCCCTCCATGGGAGACGAGTGCGACGAACTCGGCGCCGGTCTTCGCCGCCTCCTCCACATGCGCCATGTTGCGTTCTACCGCGAAATACCCGACGGCATCCTCGTCATCGACATCATCGGCGCCGACCGGCTTCCCGAAAGACATCTCCAATCCAACCGACGCCCCCGAACGGCCGACCCGCATGCCTCGTGA
- a CDS encoding bifunctional 2-polyprenyl-6-hydroxyphenol methylase/3-demethylubiquinol 3-O-methyltransferase UbiG has protein sequence MPRDTTSAFYAENAETYANRARSLPKQQLEAFLAGLTPGAAILELGCGGGQDSAYMLSQGFDVTPTDGSAELARQAERLIGRPVRVMLFQELDADSAFDGIWAHASLLHVPRPELPDVFARIRRALRPGGLLHASFKAGEAEGHDGFGRYYNYPSAEWLSELLTKGGWRNIAIRQYDGGGYDRKPTRWLTIGAQR, from the coding sequence ATGCCTCGTGACACGACCTCAGCCTTTTACGCGGAAAACGCCGAGACATACGCCAACCGGGCGCGCAGCCTGCCAAAGCAACAGCTCGAAGCCTTCCTCGCCGGTCTTACGCCGGGTGCCGCAATCCTCGAACTTGGCTGCGGCGGCGGGCAGGACAGCGCCTACATGCTGTCGCAGGGTTTCGACGTGACGCCGACCGATGGCTCGGCCGAGCTGGCAAGACAGGCGGAACGGCTGATCGGCAGGCCGGTCAGGGTCATGTTGTTCCAAGAGCTCGACGCCGACAGCGCCTTCGACGGCATCTGGGCGCATGCGAGCCTTCTCCACGTCCCGAGGCCTGAGCTGCCCGACGTCTTCGCCCGCATCCGCCGCGCCCTGCGCCCCGGCGGCCTCCTTCACGCGAGCTTCAAGGCCGGGGAAGCAGAGGGCCATGACGGCTTCGGGCGTTACTACAACTATCCCTCCGCCGAATGGCTGTCTGAGCTTTTGACGAAAGGCGGCTGGCGGAATATCGCCATACGCCAATATGACGGCGGCGGATATGACCGCAAACCGACCCGCTGGCTCACCATCGGCGCGCAACGATAA
- the ilvC gene encoding ketol-acid reductoisomerase, with protein MRVYYDRDADLNLIKAKKVAIIGYGSQGRAHALNLKDSGAGNVVIALKAGSPTIKKAEADGFQVKTVAEAAGWADLMMMATPDELQADIYKADIAPNIRDGAAIAFAHGLNVHFGLIEPKATVDVVMIAPKGPGHTVRGEYQKGGGVPCLVAVHQNASGNALELALSYACGVGGGRSGIIETNFREECETDLFGEQVVLCGGLVELIRAGFETLTEAGYAPEMAYFECLHEVKLIVDLIYEGGIANMNYSISNTAEWGEYVSGPRIITAETKAEMKRVLKDIQTGKFTSDWMQEYRAGGARFKGIRRLNDSHQIEEVGTKLRAMMPWIGKNKLVDKSVN; from the coding sequence ATGCGCGTCTATTACGATCGTGATGCCGATCTCAATCTCATCAAGGCCAAGAAGGTCGCCATCATCGGTTACGGTTCGCAGGGCCGTGCCCATGCGCTGAACCTCAAGGATAGCGGCGCCGGCAACGTCGTCATCGCGCTGAAGGCCGGCTCGCCCACGATCAAGAAGGCTGAAGCCGACGGCTTCCAGGTCAAGACGGTTGCCGAAGCTGCCGGCTGGGCCGACCTGATGATGATGGCGACCCCGGACGAACTGCAGGCCGACATCTATAAGGCCGACATCGCTCCGAACATTCGTGACGGCGCTGCGATCGCCTTCGCACACGGCCTCAACGTTCACTTCGGCCTGATCGAGCCGAAGGCGACCGTCGATGTCGTCATGATCGCCCCGAAGGGCCCGGGCCACACGGTTCGCGGCGAATACCAGAAGGGCGGCGGCGTTCCCTGCCTCGTTGCCGTTCACCAGAACGCTTCCGGCAATGCGCTTGAACTCGCTCTCTCCTACGCCTGCGGCGTCGGCGGCGGCCGTTCGGGCATCATCGAAACCAACTTCCGCGAAGAGTGCGAAACCGACCTCTTCGGCGAACAGGTCGTTCTCTGCGGCGGTCTCGTCGAACTCATCCGCGCCGGTTTCGAAACGCTTACCGAAGCCGGTTATGCGCCTGAGATGGCCTATTTCGAGTGCCTGCACGAAGTGAAGCTGATCGTCGACCTGATCTATGAAGGCGGCATCGCCAACATGAACTACTCGATCTCGAACACGGCCGAGTGGGGCGAATATGTCTCCGGTCCGCGCATCATCACTGCCGAGACCAAGGCCGAGATGAAGCGTGTCCTCAAGGACATCCAGACCGGCAAGTTCACTTCCGACTGGATGCAGGAATACCGCGCCGGCGGTGCACGCTTCAAGGGCATCCGTCGCTTGAACGACAGCCACCAGATCGAGGAAGTCGGCACGAAGCTCCGCGCCATGATGCCTTGGATCGGCAAGAACAAGCTGGTCGACAAGTCCGTCAACTAA
- a CDS encoding TetR/AcrR family transcriptional regulator C-terminal domain-containing protein, which translates to MGAVTVSVDTAEPSEFSPRQNAVLEQALQLLVDGGEKALTTSGVARAANCSKESLYKWFGDRDGLLSAMIAYQASKVRTFERNGERLTAASLHDHVVIFARDLLEVLAGDVSLALNRLAIGQSNRDGSKLGKLLLERGRRQIDRRAMALIDAGKRAGLLRFSDADEAYHTLYGLVVSDLHVRMLLGEPGLKDTARQAERAVTAFLRLYGTDKVLAEMPVLG; encoded by the coding sequence CTGGGAGCCGTGACCGTGTCCGTCGATACCGCAGAGCCGAGCGAATTTTCGCCGCGCCAGAACGCCGTTCTGGAGCAGGCGCTGCAGTTGCTCGTCGATGGAGGGGAGAAGGCGCTGACGACCTCGGGTGTGGCGCGCGCCGCCAATTGCTCGAAGGAAAGCCTTTACAAGTGGTTCGGCGATCGCGACGGACTGCTGTCGGCGATGATTGCCTATCAGGCGAGCAAGGTGCGGACCTTCGAACGCAACGGCGAGCGCCTGACGGCGGCGAGCCTGCACGACCATGTCGTCATTTTCGCGCGCGACCTGCTGGAGGTTCTGGCCGGCGACGTCTCGCTGGCGCTGAACCGGCTGGCGATCGGCCAATCGAACCGCGACGGCTCGAAGCTCGGCAAGCTGCTGCTCGAGCGCGGCCGCCGCCAGATCGACCGGCGCGCCATGGCGTTGATCGATGCCGGAAAGAGGGCAGGACTGCTGCGTTTTTCCGACGCCGACGAGGCCTATCACACGCTTTACGGCCTTGTTGTTTCCGATCTGCATGTGCGCATGCTGCTCGGCGAACCCGGCCTCAAGGATACCGCACGCCAGGCGGAGAGGGCGGTCACCGCCTTCCTCCGGCTCTACGGCACGGACAAGGTTCTGGCGGAGATGCCGGTTCTCGGCTGA
- a CDS encoding DUF4087 domain-containing protein — translation MKYQIAVAVVTAALAIVANAQAAETRCGWIENPTPANWWLEDAENTWTIMTQGDDADAVEGMELIPDISEHDYVKTNGNYGYACACMSVETDGNERITKILSFRQLKLAQCRADKALKFPG, via the coding sequence ATGAAATATCAGATAGCCGTGGCGGTCGTGACCGCGGCCCTTGCCATCGTGGCAAATGCGCAGGCCGCCGAGACCCGTTGCGGCTGGATCGAGAATCCGACGCCCGCCAACTGGTGGCTGGAGGATGCGGAGAACACCTGGACGATCATGACCCAGGGCGACGATGCCGACGCGGTCGAAGGCATGGAACTGATCCCCGACATCTCCGAGCACGATTACGTCAAAACCAACGGCAATTACGGCTATGCCTGTGCCTGCATGAGCGTGGAGACGGATGGGAACGAGCGCATCACCAAAATCCTCTCCTTCCGCCAGCTAAAACTCGCCCAATGCCGTGCCGACAAGGCGCTGAAATTCCCCGGCTGA
- a CDS encoding AraC family transcriptional regulator: MTLPFSPYQEIVDIALRFAPGDGEFSTAIGNLHVSRRSKPSDPLHSSYRPCFAFVLQGAKSLRLGTELISYGTGDYLLTSLDLPVAWQVTEASPEVPHICLGLAIDSEKLLELLSRIDIPRPAAHTDGQRGMAVNVAPPELLDAAVRLLRLLDRPGDIPAMAPLIEQEILYRVLTGPDGARLINIATADSHSNRVARAVAWLKENFARPLRIEDLADRVSMSVSSFHHHFKSVTAMTPVQYQKQLRLHEARRLMLVERLDAGTAGHRVGYQSPSQFSREYSRLYGASPARDVDGAREVMAVE, translated from the coding sequence ATGACCTTGCCTTTCAGCCCCTATCAGGAAATCGTCGACATCGCGCTGCGCTTTGCGCCTGGGGACGGCGAGTTCTCGACTGCTATCGGCAATCTTCACGTCAGCCGTCGGTCCAAGCCGAGCGATCCGCTGCACAGCAGCTACCGGCCCTGCTTTGCCTTTGTGCTGCAGGGGGCCAAGAGCCTGCGCCTCGGCACCGAACTTATCAGCTACGGCACCGGGGACTATCTGCTGACCTCGCTCGACTTGCCGGTCGCCTGGCAAGTCACCGAGGCAAGCCCTGAAGTGCCGCACATTTGCCTGGGACTGGCAATCGATTCCGAAAAGCTGCTGGAGCTTTTGAGTCGCATCGATATTCCGCGCCCGGCCGCCCATACCGATGGGCAGCGCGGGATGGCGGTGAACGTCGCGCCGCCGGAGCTGCTGGATGCGGCCGTCCGTCTGTTGCGCTTGCTCGATCGTCCGGGCGACATTCCTGCCATGGCGCCGCTAATCGAGCAGGAAATCCTCTACCGGGTGCTGACCGGGCCGGATGGCGCGCGGCTGATCAACATTGCCACGGCAGACAGCCACAGCAACAGGGTCGCCCGCGCGGTGGCATGGCTGAAGGAGAACTTCGCGCGGCCGCTGCGGATCGAGGATCTTGCCGACCGCGTCAGCATGAGCGTGTCGTCCTTCCATCATCACTTCAAGTCGGTTACGGCGATGACGCCCGTGCAATATCAGAAGCAGCTTCGCCTGCACGAGGCACGCCGTCTGATGCTCGTCGAGCGCCTCGATGCCGGCACCGCCGGCCACCGTGTCGGTTATCAAAGCCCGTCGCAGTTCAGCCGCGAATACAGCCGCCTCTACGGCGCCTCGCCGGCGCGCGATGTCGACGGGGCGCGTGAGGTCATGGCGGTGGAATAA
- a CDS encoding NAD(P)-dependent alcohol dehydrogenase translates to MPIARGYAATDASKPLTPFTFERRNPNPDDVVIDIKFAGICHSDIHTVRNEWKNAVYPIVPGHEIAGIVSAVGSAVTKFKVGDRVGVGCFVDSCIGCAERDLDREQYMPGLSGTYNDFEADGKTRTQGGYSDSIVVREGYVMSIPDNLPLDASAPLLCAGITLYSPLRHWNAGPGKKVAIVGMGGLGHMGVKLGSAMGADITVLSQSLSKKEDGLKLGAKEYYATNDPETFKKLAGTFDLIICTVSAEIDWNAYLGLLKVDGSFVVVGAPENPIPVHAFSIIPGRKSISGSMIGSIKETQEMLDFCGKHNIVSEIEKINIQQVNEAYERVLKSDVRYRFVIDIASLAA, encoded by the coding sequence ATGCCTATTGCAAGAGGCTACGCCGCAACCGACGCTTCCAAGCCGCTGACCCCTTTCACCTTCGAACGCCGCAACCCGAACCCCGATGATGTCGTCATCGACATCAAGTTCGCCGGCATCTGCCATTCCGACATCCACACCGTCCGCAACGAATGGAAGAACGCCGTCTATCCGATCGTGCCGGGCCATGAGATCGCCGGCATCGTCTCGGCCGTCGGTTCCGCCGTGACCAAGTTCAAGGTCGGCGACCGCGTCGGCGTCGGCTGCTTTGTCGATTCCTGCATCGGCTGCGCCGAGCGCGACCTCGATCGCGAACAGTACATGCCGGGGCTCAGCGGCACCTACAATGACTTCGAAGCCGACGGCAAGACACGCACTCAGGGCGGCTATTCCGACTCGATCGTCGTCAGGGAAGGCTATGTCATGTCCATCCCGGACAATCTTCCGCTCGACGCCTCCGCGCCGCTGCTCTGCGCCGGCATCACGCTCTATTCGCCGCTGCGCCACTGGAATGCCGGCCCCGGCAAGAAAGTTGCGATCGTCGGCATGGGCGGCCTCGGCCACATGGGCGTCAAGCTTGGTTCCGCCATGGGCGCCGACATCACCGTTCTCTCCCAGAGCCTTTCCAAGAAGGAAGACGGGCTGAAGCTCGGCGCCAAGGAATATTACGCCACCAACGATCCGGAAACCTTCAAGAAGCTCGCCGGCACCTTCGACCTGATCATCTGCACCGTCAGCGCCGAGATCGACTGGAACGCCTATCTCGGCCTGCTGAAGGTGGATGGCTCCTTCGTGGTCGTCGGCGCGCCGGAGAACCCGATCCCGGTTCATGCCTTCTCGATTATCCCCGGCCGCAAGAGCATCTCCGGCTCGATGATCGGCTCGATCAAGGAAACGCAGGAAATGCTGGATTTCTGCGGCAAGCACAACATTGTCTCCGAGATTGAGAAGATCAACATCCAGCAGGTCAACGAAGCCTATGAACGCGTCCTGAAAAGCGACGTCCGCTACCGTTTCGTCATCGACATCGCCTCACTAGCAGCCTGA
- a CDS encoding translation factor GTPase family protein: MRTLNLGILAHVDAGKTSLTERLLFNAGVIDKLGSVDSGNTQTDTLELERQRGITIRAAVVSFAIGDRIVNLIDTPGHPDFIAEVERVLGLLDAAVVVVSAVEGVQAQTRVLVRALRRLGVPFVFFVNKVDRPGARYPEVLAALAAQLPVRPIAMSSVIDAGSKLVRVEALRPECEPLFSALCEALGENDEALLDDYVLAPDRLTAGRLRRCLADQMASGVVHPVFAGAAMTGAGVPELTAAIATLLPERRLDPDGPIAGKIFKIERGWGGEKLCYLSLTSGTVRLRQYLDLPKGPERITAIQIFEAGRRHGAESLRAGQIACVSGLAGARIGDAVGGDPAGERPHFAPPTLETRVLARRPSDKSALWLALNQMAEQDPLINLRRNENADEVFVSLYGEVQKEVIQSTLLTDFGLEAGFEESTVILVERLVAAGTGLQVLFKEPNPFLATIGLRVEPRPHGAGNSFALEVDVGQMPVAFYRAVEETVFETLKQGIFGWQVIDCYVAMTAARHSSPASTAADFRQLTPWVLATALSAAGTVLCEPIDRFHLETPAEGLSGVVTLLAKSAATLTDSVIADGVARLEGTMASQMVRGAQQQLPGLTSGAGTMETSFDHYAPIAGPPRLRGRSGPDPFNAEYLLRLRGSG, from the coding sequence ATGCGCACTTTGAATCTGGGCATCCTCGCCCATGTGGATGCAGGCAAGACTAGCCTTACCGAAAGACTGCTTTTTAACGCCGGCGTCATCGACAAGCTCGGCAGCGTCGATAGCGGCAATACACAGACGGACACGCTCGAACTCGAACGGCAACGCGGCATCACGATCAGGGCCGCGGTGGTGTCCTTTGCCATCGGCGACAGGATCGTCAATCTCATCGACACGCCCGGCCATCCGGATTTCATCGCCGAAGTCGAGCGGGTGCTGGGATTGCTGGACGCCGCCGTCGTCGTCGTGTCGGCGGTCGAAGGCGTGCAGGCCCAGACGCGCGTGTTGGTACGGGCGCTGCGGCGGCTCGGCGTTCCCTTCGTCTTCTTCGTCAACAAGGTCGATCGTCCCGGGGCGCGGTATCCGGAGGTGCTGGCGGCGCTTGCCGCCCAATTGCCGGTTCGTCCCATAGCCATGTCGTCCGTCATCGATGCCGGCAGCAAGCTTGTCCGGGTGGAGGCGCTCCGTCCGGAATGCGAGCCGCTTTTTTCGGCGCTCTGTGAGGCGCTCGGGGAAAACGACGAGGCGTTGCTCGACGACTACGTGCTCGCGCCTGATCGGCTCACCGCGGGAAGGCTCCGACGCTGCCTCGCCGATCAAATGGCAAGCGGCGTGGTACATCCCGTCTTCGCAGGAGCGGCCATGACCGGTGCCGGCGTGCCTGAGCTGACCGCGGCCATCGCGACGCTATTGCCTGAACGGCGGCTTGACCCGGACGGGCCGATTGCCGGAAAAATCTTCAAGATCGAGCGCGGCTGGGGCGGGGAAAAGCTATGCTATCTTTCCCTGACATCGGGCACGGTGCGGCTCCGGCAGTATCTGGATCTGCCGAAGGGCCCGGAAAGAATAACCGCGATCCAGATCTTCGAGGCCGGCCGCCGTCATGGGGCCGAGAGCCTGCGCGCCGGGCAGATCGCGTGCGTCAGCGGCCTCGCCGGCGCCCGTATCGGCGACGCGGTGGGCGGAGATCCCGCAGGCGAGCGGCCTCACTTCGCGCCGCCGACGCTCGAAACCCGCGTCCTTGCCCGGCGGCCTTCCGACAAGTCGGCGCTCTGGCTGGCGCTGAACCAGATGGCCGAACAGGATCCCCTGATCAATCTGCGCCGCAACGAGAATGCGGACGAGGTCTTCGTGTCGCTCTACGGCGAGGTGCAGAAGGAGGTTATCCAATCGACCCTGCTGACCGATTTCGGCCTTGAGGCAGGCTTCGAGGAAAGCACGGTCATCCTGGTAGAGAGGCTTGTGGCAGCTGGAACCGGCTTGCAGGTTCTCTTCAAGGAGCCCAATCCCTTTCTCGCGACCATCGGCCTGCGCGTCGAACCGCGTCCTCACGGAGCGGGCAACAGCTTCGCGCTCGAAGTGGATGTCGGCCAGATGCCCGTCGCCTTCTATCGAGCGGTCGAGGAAACCGTGTTCGAAACGCTGAAGCAGGGGATTTTCGGCTGGCAGGTCATCGATTGCTACGTGGCGATGACGGCGGCCCGCCACAGTTCACCCGCAAGCACCGCCGCCGATTTTCGGCAGCTGACGCCATGGGTGCTGGCAACGGCGCTATCGGCTGCGGGGACCGTCCTCTGTGAGCCGATCGACCGCTTTCATCTCGAAACGCCGGCGGAAGGTTTGAGTGGCGTGGTCACCTTGCTTGCAAAATCCGCAGCTACGCTGACGGATTCGGTGATTGCCGATGGAGTCGCCCGGCTCGAAGGAACCATGGCGTCTCAGATGGTCCGCGGCGCCCAGCAGCAATTGCCGGGCCTGACGAGCGGGGCGGGGACGATGGAAACCTCCTTCGATCACTACGCCCCGATCGCCGGCCCGCCGCGCTTGCGTGGGCGCTCCGGCCCCGATCCGTTCAATGCGGAATATCTGCTGCGCCTGCGGGGGAGTGGTTGA